The Lysinibacillus pakistanensis genome includes a window with the following:
- a CDS encoding acetyl-CoA carboxylase carboxyltransferase subunit alpha, translated as MPKNLAFEEPVIQLREKIDELKSIAAEADVDMTGEIEKLETRLTQLEQSIYANMKPWDRVQVARHPERPTTLQYIEAMCENFIELHGDRTFGDDAAILGGIAFFEGQPVTIIGHQRGKSTKENIRRNFGMPHPEGYRKALRLMKQAEKFKRPIICFIDTKGAYPGKAAEERGQSEAIARNLIEMAGLKVPVISIVIGEGGSGGALALGVANRVFMLENSTYSVISPEGAASILWRDGSLAKQAAEAMRITAPDLKELGVIDGIIPEITGGAHRNVAKQALYIKECISDTLKALNSLNGEQLVEDRYEKFKKIGQYTETEV; from the coding sequence ATGCCTAAAAATTTAGCTTTTGAAGAACCAGTAATACAATTACGTGAAAAAATAGATGAATTAAAATCAATAGCTGCTGAAGCAGATGTAGATATGACAGGCGAAATTGAAAAACTTGAAACTCGTCTGACTCAGCTAGAGCAATCCATATACGCCAATATGAAGCCGTGGGATCGTGTGCAGGTTGCAAGACATCCAGAAAGACCAACGACATTACAATATATAGAAGCGATGTGTGAAAATTTTATAGAATTGCATGGGGATCGGACGTTTGGTGATGATGCAGCCATTCTTGGAGGTATTGCATTTTTTGAAGGACAGCCAGTAACAATTATCGGACATCAACGTGGAAAATCTACAAAAGAAAATATCCGTCGTAATTTTGGTATGCCACATCCAGAAGGTTATCGAAAAGCATTGCGATTAATGAAGCAGGCGGAGAAATTTAAACGACCGATTATATGCTTTATTGATACGAAAGGCGCGTACCCAGGTAAGGCAGCTGAGGAACGTGGTCAAAGTGAAGCAATTGCTAGAAATTTGATTGAGATGGCAGGCTTAAAAGTACCAGTAATCAGCATTGTTATTGGCGAAGGTGGTAGCGGTGGTGCACTTGCATTAGGGGTAGCTAATCGCGTCTTTATGTTAGAGAACTCAACATATTCTGTTATCTCTCCTGAAGGAGCAGCATCCATCTTATGGCGTGATGGAAGCCTTGCAAAACAAGCTGCAGAGGCAATGCGTATAACAGCACCTGATTTAAAGGAGCTAGGTGTCATTGATGGCATTATTCCAGAAATTACAGGTGGTGCACATCGCAATGTAGCAAAACAGGCACTCTATATAAAGGAATGTATAAGTGACACACTGAAAGCATTAAATTCTTTAAATGGTGAACAATTAGTTGAAGATCGTTACGAGAAATTTAAAAAAATAGGTCAATATACAGAAACAGAAGTATAA
- the accD gene encoding acetyl-CoA carboxylase, carboxyltransferase subunit beta, which produces MAIRSLFSGNKKKKESGQEKAFPEGLMTKCPECRHIQLTKELEKNHKVCTKCSHHFKMTAQERVDYFLDEGSFVSMDDHLQTSNPLNFPAYVEKISVDQQKTGLNEAVLTGVGTLDGEEIVVAIMDSHFRMGSMGSVVGEKITRAVEKATELRVPFIIFTASGGARMQEGVLSLMQMAKTSVALKRHSEQGLLFISILTHPTTGGVSASFASVGDINIAEPQALIGFAGRRVIEETVREKLPNDFQTAEFLLEHGQLDAIFPRKDLRNQVAVLVKMHTKGGVQHA; this is translated from the coding sequence ATGGCAATACGTAGCTTATTTAGTGGTAATAAGAAAAAGAAAGAGAGCGGACAAGAAAAGGCATTTCCAGAAGGACTGATGACAAAATGTCCTGAATGCCGCCATATTCAATTAACGAAGGAATTAGAGAAAAATCATAAAGTATGCACAAAATGTAGCCATCACTTCAAAATGACTGCACAGGAGCGCGTCGATTATTTCTTAGATGAAGGCTCATTTGTTTCTATGGATGATCATTTACAAACAAGTAATCCACTTAATTTCCCAGCGTACGTAGAGAAAATTTCTGTGGACCAACAAAAAACGGGCTTAAATGAGGCTGTATTGACAGGAGTAGGAACGTTAGACGGAGAAGAAATTGTTGTAGCAATTATGGATTCTCATTTCCGTATGGGCTCCATGGGCTCAGTTGTTGGAGAAAAAATTACACGAGCTGTTGAAAAGGCTACAGAATTGCGTGTACCGTTTATTATTTTTACTGCTAGTGGAGGAGCGCGCATGCAGGAAGGCGTTCTATCATTAATGCAAATGGCGAAAACGAGCGTGGCATTAAAACGTCATAGTGAACAAGGGCTTTTATTTATTTCCATATTGACACATCCAACAACAGGTGGTGTTTCGGCAAGCTTTGCATCTGTTGGAGATATTAATATTGCGGAACCACAGGCATTAATTGGCTTTGCTGGACGTCGTGTTATTGAAGAAACGGTTAGGGAAAAATTACCTAATGATTTCCAAACGGCAGAATTTTTACTAGAGCATGGTCAACTTGATGCCATCTTCCCTCGTAAAGATTTGCGAAATCAAGTAGCAGTACTTGTAAAAATGCATACGAAAGGCGGCGTACAACATGCCTAA
- a CDS encoding FadR/GntR family transcriptional regulator, whose protein sequence is MDKKTEQKKVFLEIVQQLRQLIKIEKIQAGEKLPSERVLSERLGVGRSSVREALRSLELLGLIETRHGGGTFLASTHKHQLVEILSMFILEDEKSKKDVELTRQIHEKEAIRVISCTEILRILPVWDSFFVKLEIEGTVNCRDILRELIITAGNRLSLKIWFQLTAYDGDRLNRNSTEEEKLIIQTMLKSMQLGYEKEALNAYEQWMNTEQSI, encoded by the coding sequence ATGGATAAAAAAACCGAACAAAAGAAAGTGTTTTTAGAAATCGTCCAACAATTACGTCAACTCATAAAAATAGAAAAAATACAAGCTGGTGAGAAGCTGCCTTCCGAACGAGTTCTGTCAGAGCGTCTAGGTGTCGGGCGTTCCTCTGTAAGAGAGGCATTACGAAGTTTAGAATTGCTCGGACTGATTGAAACAAGACATGGTGGTGGTACTTTTCTAGCATCAACACATAAACATCAGCTCGTAGAAATATTGTCGATGTTTATATTAGAAGATGAAAAATCAAAAAAGGATGTCGAATTAACGCGGCAAATTCATGAAAAGGAAGCTATCCGCGTAATAAGTTGTACAGAGATTCTTCGCATACTACCTGTGTGGGATAGTTTTTTTGTGAAACTAGAAATTGAAGGTACGGTAAATTGTCGGGATATTTTACGAGAGCTAATAATAACGGCAGGAAATCGACTGTCTTTAAAAATCTGGTTTCAATTAACAGCTTATGATGGTGATCGTTTAAATCGAAACTCAACAGAAGAGGAAAAGTTAATTATTCAAACAATGTTGAAATCGATGCAGCTAGGCTATGAAAAAGAAGCATTAAATGCTTACGAACAATGGATGAATACTGAACAAAGCATTTAG
- the dnaE gene encoding DNA polymerase III subunit alpha — MTHVYTKMHTSADLLKSTIRLEQLIPFLQEQKTQACAIVNSKLYGLLPFCRALQQANIHAVVGLSINIQWQELQIPLVLYAKTQEGYQHLLKISSAVSIREDEVLPWKWLKGYAAGCIALLSSNDIMEIGHWTEAASALKALFGQHLFMGVARPAGMIAETEQDCVTWCKNESVPLVASQSCYFLRPEDHFAYEVVRAIDTGEKCTDTKVSALQGYFVPTQSEWSSWFADRPEWLEASAAMLASCTAKIPHMPVQMPKFPVPIGETAENLLVKEAFTGLTMRFNEHEIPPAYKERLQYELEIICSMGFADYFLIVADFMQYAKENQILTGPGRGSSAGSLVAYSLSITQVDPLAYGLIFERFLNPERISLPDIDIDFVDNKRQKVIQYVAHKYGKANVAQIITFGTLSAKAVARDVARALGFEAETLEKISKLIPNKPGMTLQKAVAESQGLQGWIAEDEKHRRWLEVALKLEGLPRNSSTHAAGVVLAPSPLVNTMPIEKGHDDIYCTQWPMGDVEACGLVKMDFLGLRNLTILEQIRWSIYKARGPWIEFERIPMQDEKTFQLLQRGDTLGIFQLESEGMKQALRDIKPTHFLDIVAVNALYRPGPMDFIPIYAKRKSGQELVVMPHPVLEPILQETFGVIVYQEQIMQIASIMAGFSMGQADLLRRAVSKKNRQVLEEQRAVFVNGAMKQGYDIHIAEEVYALIVRFADYGFPKSHAVAYSVISYQMAYLKAHYPKSFYAALLSNATGNVEKIQQLVNEAKEQGIIFYPPSLKHSTKYFTVENDGIRYSLSGIKGVPHPLIEMVKAIQQSNVEALNNLFDLAVALSAQHFKPKVIESLIFAGALDYLEKDRAVLIKTVEAALKHAELLRPTVEIDWASATAFSFGKPKYMQAQEMTQKEKLMHEKEVLGFYISAHPVTEERAFWPDANVTCRELKHTRDGTYVKVIGLIEEIKKIRTKRGEQMAFAQLQDEYGTVSITLFPQVFQLVQDFLKEDEILYIEGTVERRFGKAQVKVKHAQTTKKI, encoded by the coding sequence TTGACACATGTATATACGAAAATGCATACGAGCGCGGATTTATTGAAAAGCACGATTCGGCTTGAACAATTGATCCCTTTTTTACAAGAGCAAAAAACGCAGGCCTGTGCAATCGTCAATTCGAAATTGTATGGGCTTTTGCCTTTTTGTAGGGCGTTACAGCAAGCAAATATTCATGCTGTAGTCGGTCTTTCTATAAACATACAATGGCAGGAGTTACAAATTCCTTTAGTTTTATATGCAAAGACACAAGAAGGTTATCAGCATTTATTAAAGATTAGTAGTGCTGTTTCGATAAGAGAGGATGAAGTTTTGCCTTGGAAATGGCTGAAGGGGTATGCAGCAGGCTGTATAGCATTGCTTTCCTCTAATGACATAATGGAAATTGGACATTGGACAGAGGCAGCAAGTGCACTAAAAGCATTATTTGGTCAGCATTTATTTATGGGAGTTGCTAGACCAGCAGGGATGATTGCAGAAACAGAACAGGATTGTGTTACATGGTGTAAAAACGAAAGCGTTCCTTTAGTCGCTTCACAAAGTTGTTATTTTCTACGACCTGAAGACCACTTTGCTTACGAGGTGGTAAGAGCTATTGATACAGGTGAAAAATGCACGGATACAAAGGTATCCGCCTTGCAAGGTTATTTTGTGCCAACTCAGAGTGAATGGAGCAGCTGGTTTGCTGATCGTCCTGAATGGCTTGAAGCGAGCGCAGCAATGTTAGCTAGCTGTACTGCCAAAATTCCTCATATGCCTGTGCAAATGCCTAAATTTCCAGTGCCAATAGGAGAGACTGCTGAGAACTTGCTTGTCAAAGAGGCGTTTACTGGATTAACAATGCGCTTCAATGAGCATGAAATACCACCTGCTTATAAAGAGCGACTACAATATGAGCTTGAAATTATTTGTTCAATGGGCTTTGCGGATTATTTTTTAATTGTTGCGGATTTTATGCAATATGCCAAAGAAAATCAAATTTTAACAGGGCCAGGCCGGGGTTCATCAGCGGGATCACTTGTAGCCTATAGTCTTTCTATAACACAAGTAGATCCTCTAGCATATGGATTAATATTCGAGCGTTTTTTAAATCCAGAACGTATTTCTTTGCCAGATATTGATATTGATTTTGTAGATAATAAAAGACAAAAGGTTATACAATATGTTGCACACAAATATGGTAAGGCAAATGTCGCGCAGATTATTACATTTGGTACATTATCTGCAAAAGCTGTGGCTCGGGATGTAGCTCGAGCTTTAGGCTTCGAAGCTGAAACATTAGAAAAGATTTCGAAATTGATTCCTAATAAACCTGGAATGACGCTACAAAAAGCGGTCGCGGAATCACAGGGCTTACAAGGCTGGATAGCAGAGGATGAAAAGCATCGTCGTTGGTTAGAAGTAGCTTTGAAATTAGAGGGTTTGCCAAGAAATTCCTCTACACATGCTGCTGGGGTTGTATTAGCACCATCCCCCTTGGTCAATACAATGCCTATTGAGAAGGGGCATGATGATATTTATTGTACGCAATGGCCAATGGGTGATGTAGAAGCATGTGGTCTTGTGAAAATGGACTTTTTAGGCTTGCGTAATTTAACAATTTTAGAGCAGATACGCTGGTCAATTTATAAAGCAAGGGGACCATGGATAGAGTTTGAACGAATCCCTATGCAAGATGAAAAAACATTCCAACTTCTTCAAAGGGGAGATACGTTAGGGATTTTTCAGTTGGAATCTGAAGGCATGAAGCAAGCTTTACGGGACATTAAACCAACTCATTTTTTAGATATAGTAGCAGTCAATGCTTTATATCGGCCAGGTCCAATGGATTTTATTCCAATCTATGCAAAACGGAAATCAGGACAAGAATTAGTGGTTATGCCACATCCAGTGTTAGAGCCGATTTTACAAGAGACATTTGGTGTTATCGTTTATCAGGAACAGATCATGCAAATTGCCTCGATAATGGCAGGCTTTTCGATGGGACAGGCAGATTTACTGCGTCGAGCGGTCAGCAAGAAAAATCGCCAAGTTTTAGAGGAGCAACGTGCTGTATTTGTCAATGGAGCGATGAAGCAAGGTTACGATATTCATATAGCAGAAGAAGTGTATGCACTGATTGTACGTTTTGCGGATTATGGCTTCCCTAAAAGCCATGCAGTTGCATATAGTGTTATTTCCTATCAAATGGCCTATTTAAAGGCGCATTATCCAAAAAGCTTTTATGCAGCGTTATTGTCAAATGCAACAGGAAATGTGGAAAAGATTCAGCAGCTTGTGAATGAAGCCAAAGAGCAGGGTATAATTTTTTACCCGCCCTCATTAAAACATAGTACTAAATATTTCACTGTAGAAAATGATGGCATTCGCTATAGCTTATCAGGGATTAAAGGTGTTCCTCATCCCTTAATTGAGATGGTTAAGGCCATACAACAATCGAATGTAGAGGCATTGAATAATTTATTTGATCTAGCAGTTGCTTTAAGTGCTCAGCATTTTAAACCGAAAGTAATAGAATCTTTAATTTTTGCTGGAGCCCTTGATTATTTGGAGAAAGATCGTGCTGTACTTATTAAGACTGTAGAAGCAGCTTTGAAGCATGCAGAGCTATTAAGACCTACAGTAGAGATTGATTGGGCCTCAGCTACTGCCTTTAGCTTCGGTAAGCCCAAATATATGCAAGCTCAAGAAATGACGCAAAAAGAAAAACTGATGCACGAGAAGGAAGTTTTAGGGTTTTATATATCAGCACATCCTGTAACAGAAGAGCGAGCTTTCTGGCCGGATGCCAATGTTACATGCAGAGAGTTAAAACATACACGAGATGGAACCTATGTCAAAGTGATTGGCTTGATTGAAGAGATAAAAAAAATTCGTACAAAGAGAGGTGAGCAAATGGCTTTTGCTCAGCTACAAGACGAATATGGCACAGTGTCCATCACCCTATTTCCACAAGTATTTCAGCTTGTGCAGGACTTTTTAAAGGAGGATGAAATACTTTATATTGAGGGTACAGTGGAACGACGATTTGGAAAGGCACAGGTGAAAGTAAAACACGCACAAACGACAAAAAAAATATAA
- a CDS encoding DHH family phosphoesterase, with amino-acid sequence MKRQIIDTIALYETIIIHRHVRPDPDAYGSQQGLKELILANYPEKKVFAVGEHDDSLTFMAQPDQITDDVYDNALVIVTDTANTERVDDQRYTKGKMVIKIDHHPNDDAYGDLLWVDTTASSCSEMIYELFEEGRNAANWSLSSAAARLLFAGIVGDTGRFQFPSTTAKTFKIAAELITYDFDRNQIFNGMYEMEQKLLNLQGYIYQNFEMDEHGAAYIKLTKELLTDFEAVPSEASLLVGSLGSVKGICAWVVFIEEGEQIRVRLRSKGPVINTLAKEFNGGGHPLASGATAYSWEEADRVINRLQAICQTYRSNN; translated from the coding sequence TTGAAACGACAAATCATCGACACAATTGCTTTATATGAGACAATTATTATTCATCGTCATGTACGTCCAGATCCAGATGCTTATGGATCTCAACAAGGTTTAAAAGAATTAATCTTAGCCAACTATCCAGAAAAAAAGGTTTTTGCTGTAGGTGAGCATGATGATTCTTTAACATTTATGGCACAGCCTGATCAAATTACTGATGATGTTTATGATAATGCTTTAGTAATTGTTACGGATACTGCAAATACTGAACGTGTTGACGACCAACGCTATACAAAGGGTAAAATGGTTATTAAAATCGATCATCATCCAAATGATGATGCATATGGCGATTTATTGTGGGTGGACACGACAGCTAGCTCTTGTAGTGAAATGATCTATGAGCTTTTTGAGGAAGGGCGCAATGCAGCCAACTGGTCGCTATCTAGTGCAGCTGCAAGATTGCTATTTGCTGGTATTGTGGGTGATACAGGAAGATTTCAATTTCCAAGTACAACTGCGAAAACGTTTAAAATTGCTGCAGAACTCATTACATATGATTTTGATAGAAATCAGATTTTTAATGGCATGTATGAAATGGAACAAAAATTACTAAATTTACAGGGCTATATCTATCAAAATTTTGAAATGGATGAGCATGGGGCAGCATATATAAAGCTGACGAAGGAATTGCTAACAGATTTTGAGGCTGTACCATCTGAGGCTTCTCTTTTAGTAGGCAGCCTTGGTAGTGTGAAAGGTATTTGTGCATGGGTTGTGTTTATTGAGGAGGGGGAACAAATTCGAGTACGTTTACGCTCGAAAGGTCCTGTTATTAATACGCTAGCGAAGGAATTCAATGGTGGGGGACACCCATTAGCTTCAGGGGCAACTGCTTATTCATGGGAGGAAGCGGATCGTGTGATAAATCGTTTACAGGCAATTTGTCAAACGTATCGCTCAAATAACTAA
- a CDS encoding YtpI family protein yields MLNLIFVFAIIISFVFYFYFKTKQFRSPLPIAKKWYKSKANVGFGAFILFFGCNQAYLFPGLYTFIIVAILVVLGIFVIIENIKKARHYGQFVEEECRINQ; encoded by the coding sequence ATGCTCAATTTAATTTTTGTGTTTGCCATAATCATATCATTTGTTTTTTATTTTTACTTTAAAACAAAACAATTCCGTTCTCCATTACCGATTGCAAAAAAATGGTACAAAAGCAAGGCGAATGTAGGTTTCGGTGCCTTTATACTTTTTTTTGGTTGTAATCAAGCTTATTTATTCCCTGGATTATACACATTTATTATTGTAGCAATTCTTGTCGTTTTAGGCATCTTTGTTATTATTGAAAATATTAAAAAAGCACGACACTACGGTCAATTTGTTGAAGAGGAGTGCCGTATTAATCAATAA
- a CDS encoding DRTGG domain-containing protein, with protein sequence MSTKHEKILQYIESLPVGDKISVRQIAKEMQVSEGTAYRAIKEAENRRLVSSIERVGTIRIEKKKKENIERLTFAEIVNIIDGQVLGGKSGLHKTLTKFVIGAMQLEDMMRYTDAGSLLIVGNRIKAHENALRAGAAVLITGGFDTTEDNKQLADSLDLPIISTSYDTFTVATMINRAIYDQLIKKDILFIEDIYVPMTDTAVLKNDETIHHFQKLNERTTHGAFPVVTANNKLVGMITVKDVIGREETELIEKVMTKNPIAGSMKMSVASAGHRMIWEGIDLLPIVDDDTILQGVISRQDVLKALQLAQRQPQHGETIDDLVKNEMKVLGDEELIVEFKVTPQMTNQYGAISYGAFTTLLAEVGSFSLKRRKRGDAVAENMTIYFIKPVQMESTLTVKPRILDMSRKFVKMDFEVFNQQMLVGKAMMMFQLLER encoded by the coding sequence TTGTCTACAAAACATGAGAAAATTTTACAATACATCGAATCACTACCCGTGGGTGATAAAATTTCAGTACGTCAAATTGCAAAAGAAATGCAAGTAAGTGAAGGAACTGCATACCGTGCTATTAAGGAAGCGGAGAATCGCCGTTTAGTTAGCTCTATTGAACGGGTTGGAACAATTCGTATTGAAAAGAAAAAGAAAGAGAATATTGAACGCTTAACGTTTGCTGAAATTGTCAATATAATTGATGGACAGGTTTTAGGTGGGAAATCAGGACTACATAAAACGCTGACAAAATTTGTGATTGGTGCGATGCAATTAGAGGATATGATGCGTTATACAGATGCAGGAAGCTTGCTTATCGTTGGTAACCGTATTAAAGCCCATGAGAATGCGCTACGAGCTGGTGCAGCTGTTTTAATAACTGGTGGTTTTGATACAACGGAGGATAATAAGCAGCTTGCGGATTCATTAGATTTACCAATCATTTCAACAAGCTATGATACGTTTACAGTTGCGACGATGATTAATCGAGCAATTTATGATCAATTAATCAAAAAGGATATATTATTTATTGAGGATATCTATGTTCCGATGACAGATACAGCTGTCCTAAAAAATGATGAAACAATTCATCATTTCCAAAAGCTAAATGAGCGAACTACTCATGGTGCCTTTCCAGTAGTGACAGCCAATAATAAGCTTGTTGGGATGATTACTGTGAAAGACGTAATCGGTCGAGAAGAAACTGAGCTTATTGAAAAGGTAATGACTAAAAACCCGATTGCTGGATCCATGAAAATGAGTGTTGCTTCTGCGGGTCACCGTATGATTTGGGAAGGCATTGATTTGTTACCGATCGTTGATGATGATACGATTTTACAAGGCGTGATTAGCCGTCAAGATGTGCTTAAGGCACTTCAGCTTGCACAAAGACAGCCTCAACATGGAGAAACAATTGATGATTTAGTAAAAAATGAAATGAAGGTTCTTGGTGATGAAGAGCTAATCGTTGAGTTTAAAGTAACACCTCAAATGACAAACCAGTATGGGGCGATTTCTTACGGAGCATTTACAACTTTATTAGCAGAAGTTGGTTCATTTTCATTAAAGCGCCGTAAGCGAGGCGATGCCGTCGCCGAAAACATGACGATTTATTTCATCAAGCCTGTACAAATGGAAAGTACACTTACTGTAAAACCTCGAATTTTAGACATGAGTCGTAAATTTGTGAAAATGGACTTCGAAGTGTTTAATCAGCAAATGTTAGTCGGGAAGGCAATGATGATGTTCCAACTCTTGGAGCGCTAA
- a CDS encoding metal-dependent hydrolase → MEISYHGHSVVKIQTYGKTILIDPFINGNGQTDLKVAEEAPDIIILTHGHNDHVGDTVELAKKKDALVIAPNELANWISWQGVKAHPMHIGGAREFDFGKVKFTQAFHGSSYVTENNEIIYMGMPAGVLLFIEGLTIYHAGDTALFSDMKLIGERHPIDIAFIPIGDNFTMGPEDAACAVAFLKPKIVVPIHYNTFPPIEQDPQIFAELVQNSEVQILKAGEKVNCS, encoded by the coding sequence ATGGAGATAAGCTATCATGGACATTCCGTTGTTAAAATTCAAACTTATGGGAAAACAATATTGATTGATCCATTCATTAATGGGAATGGGCAAACAGATTTAAAGGTTGCGGAAGAAGCACCAGATATTATTATATTGACGCATGGACATAATGATCATGTTGGTGATACGGTAGAGCTTGCAAAGAAGAAAGACGCACTTGTTATTGCACCAAATGAGCTGGCCAATTGGATTTCCTGGCAAGGCGTGAAAGCGCATCCAATGCACATAGGAGGGGCAAGAGAATTTGATTTTGGTAAAGTGAAATTTACGCAAGCTTTCCATGGTTCTTCCTATGTAACTGAAAATAATGAAATTATTTATATGGGAATGCCAGCAGGAGTTTTATTATTTATTGAGGGATTAACAATCTATCACGCAGGAGATACAGCGCTATTTAGTGATATGAAATTAATTGGTGAGCGCCATCCGATTGATATTGCCTTTATACCAATTGGTGATAATTTCACAATGGGGCCAGAGGATGCTGCATGTGCAGTTGCATTTTTGAAGCCGAAAATTGTCGTACCAATTCATTACAATACATTTCCTCCAATCGAGCAGGATCCACAAATTTTTGCGGAACTAGTGCAAAATTCAGAGGTGCAAATTTTAAAAGCCGGTGAAAAAGTAAACTGTTCCTAA
- a CDS encoding M24 family metallopeptidase — protein sequence MSKVEEIQNYLQQNQIDAAFVTTPDNVFYVSGFKSNPHERLLGVMIFKNAEPFLICPKMEIPDAKAAGWSHEVVGHQDTENSMEVLAQTIKDRNVNPSAFAIEKAHLIVERFEALQQSFPEANFVRLDEKINALRVIKDEHELEKLRKAAELADYAIEVGCKEIAEGKTEMEIVTAIESAIQEKGCKMSFETTVLSGPKTASPHGIPGSRKIEKGDMVLFDLGVNYDGYCSDITRTVAFGEPSEAQKEIYHTVLAANTNAIAAVKPGVRAMELDKIARDTIADAGFGEYFTHRLGHGLGISVHEFPSVTGANELIMEEGMVFTIEPGIYKSDVTGVRIEDDVVVTKDGVEVLTKFQKELIVL from the coding sequence ATGTCAAAGGTAGAAGAAATTCAAAACTATTTACAACAAAACCAAATTGATGCTGCTTTCGTAACAACACCTGATAATGTTTTTTACGTTTCTGGCTTTAAAAGTAATCCACATGAGCGATTACTGGGCGTGATGATTTTCAAAAACGCAGAGCCTTTTTTAATTTGTCCAAAAATGGAGATTCCAGATGCGAAGGCTGCTGGCTGGTCACACGAGGTGGTTGGTCACCAAGATACGGAAAACTCCATGGAAGTTCTTGCCCAAACTATAAAAGATCGAAATGTGAATCCATCAGCTTTTGCTATTGAAAAGGCTCACCTTATTGTAGAGCGTTTTGAGGCACTACAGCAATCATTCCCGGAAGCAAATTTTGTCCGTCTTGATGAAAAAATCAATGCTTTGCGTGTTATTAAGGATGAACATGAATTAGAAAAATTACGTAAAGCTGCTGAACTTGCTGACTACGCAATTGAGGTCGGTTGTAAGGAAATCGCTGAAGGAAAAACAGAAATGGAAATTGTAACAGCTATTGAAAGTGCTATTCAAGAAAAAGGCTGTAAAATGTCCTTCGAAACAACAGTATTGAGTGGACCGAAAACAGCCTCTCCACACGGTATACCGGGTTCCCGTAAAATTGAAAAAGGCGATATGGTGTTATTTGATCTAGGCGTAAATTACGATGGTTATTGCTCTGATATTACACGTACAGTTGCCTTTGGTGAACCAAGCGAAGCACAGAAGGAAATTTATCATACTGTGCTAGCTGCCAATACAAATGCCATTGCTGCTGTAAAGCCAGGTGTCCGTGCAATGGAGTTAGATAAAATTGCCCGTGACACGATTGCTGATGCTGGTTTCGGAGAGTATTTTACACATCGACTAGGTCATGGCCTTGGCATTTCCGTCCATGAATTCCCTTCAGTGACAGGTGCTAATGAACTGATTATGGAAGAAGGAATGGTCTTTACAATTGAACCAGGTATCTACAAATCTGATGTAACAGGTGTCCGTATTGAAGATGATGTGGTTGTTACAAAAGATGGAGTCGAGGTGCTTACAAAGTTCCAAAAGGAATTAATTGTGCTTTAA